tttatttagaaataaaactgTTCCTTTTAACCATGTCCTTCAGaactatactttatataatcTCTTTCGTTGgtttagaaacattttttatatttaattttgttccCAAGAggaattcaaattcaaaacttaGAAAATATGGAGGGCTAATGGTACCAAATCAGCcacaatgatattttttaaactcCTGATTTAAGTTAagaattcattttaaatatcaatacattATAATCAGAACAAAAAAGCAGCATTATGATAGCCAGATTTTCTTTAACATATCAAATGTATTCTAATTAAGATTGTGTCTTGTCACCATGTGTGCACCTCCTAAAATTAGCTACGTCATCCATTATAATAaggttttaattaaaaacataacaatttCTTTCAAAAGATAATTTCAAGTAAATTTCTAAAAAAGGGCACACAATATGTTGAGAAGAGAAACATATCTGGGACCGATTTCTAGAAGAATCAGCAAATGGTTGGGGTATAATCAAATACGTTAAAATCAAAATGGTGAGATTTAATACTcccaataaaaatataaacttaaataaaaaaaaatattaaaataaaaatcaaataagtttaaaaagtcaaatttgtgCTTTTTCTAAAGGCAGTGAAGACAATATGTGTAAATATCAGAAATGTCTTTGTTTATAAGTATATCTACTGCTACTCGACTTGTCTATAATGATGGATTTTGCAGATCTTTATtaagtatattttataatataagaGTACTTGTCCTTTTGAAACTGGAGGAGCAGCCTACAAATAATGCCTGATGTACCAACAATTCTGTACTTATTAATACTTGTACATGAAAGATGTTAGATAAAGGTATAAAGCTCTAAGCTGaattaaatcaatataaaccaatacaaatgtatatgactTCAGGTGTCTGTGATGCTGTTGAATGTAAATGGTTATTTGAGGCTATCTTGATCAATGAATTATACATTATCTGTAGATATCAGGATGATAAAATACCAGATTTTATGCTACTATAGGTATCAAACACATACACCTTACAGGTTTACCACCACACACGTCACACTACTctcattcaaattattttaacatgTTATTCACTAATGATTGCTTCACAAACAAACATTCTAGAGATCTTGACTTTTAGGTCGGATTTCTTGTCCTACACAGCTCCCTCTGCCTATACGTCTCCATCTGGTGTCTCTGGAATTGTCTGTAAGTGACCTCTGACCCCAGATGTCCTTGAACTGTCACTGTTATCAGACTCGAACACATCATCAACATACTCGTTGAGGAGTCTCCTTTGAGGTCTATAGTTGTTGCGACGTGGAAGTCTGGAGTACCTATCAGGTCCGCGGTGACCATGGGACAAACTTTCCAGGAGAGGAGACACAGGGGAGCCTTCTGAAATCTGGTTGAACTCCTCGAGAGACGCCGGGACGTATCCCGAAGGCCTTCTATGTATCACCACATATTCTCCTTCCATTTCACCTGTGGAAACACATCCTGTTTATTATATTCACTATTACTATTCTAAAATGAAAGTTTcgaaatttaaaattattattattaaaattatcaGCAGATAATGAGCAGATTCTAGACATAATCTTTGAGTGAAACAATCATGTCACGCTGATGATAAATAAGTctattaatttaataaaattaataaaataatttcaggAGGACCATGTGGTAGATAAGCATATAAATCCATcctcaataaataaagtttattattataataacttTTGAAGAGTTAATTTTTAAGGCATATAATCAAACTAACATAAATTCAATACTAACAGACATTGGCTTTGCAAAATTATGAGttcttataattatgtatactGAGAAACCAGCTGGTGTCCATGACTTTTCAAGGCAAGGCCCATAAATCACTGCAAAGAATAATAAATTTCATGTTTACATactttataaataaacattaccTCTTTCTGAAGTTGATGGTCTCCTTGTCTTTGCCTGACGGTATTTCAAAAACCTGGCGTAAGTCACAAAGACGATCACTGTAGCTACCACAACTAGTAAACACAACACTCCGATGAGAGAGAATGCTAGCTGGCGCCAATGTTCCATGTCACTTTTTTCCACAAGGTCATACTTAGGCAgagttttattgttatatgcTTTATCCTCAGGTACTGCATGCTGAGATCGCTGCGATTCCTGAAAGGAGAAGCCTTCAAATGGTCCACATATTGTGTCTTTCAGTGGAGAACACAGTTCTATAACAATAAGATCTGACGGACACTCTGTTACAGTTGGCACAGCTTTTATCTGGGAAGCATGGCATAGGAAATGAAGAGACGAGTTTCCCAACATATACACCTACAGATTCCAAGGACATGCAGAACGATGAACGACATCAGCCGGATACAGAGAGATGCTGGAGCTCCAACCCAACCCCGCAAGAAGAAGTATGTAAACATCGACAGACGCCTGGCAACCCTGAAAGACCGCTACCAGACTGTAACCATCGACTTGATGACAGCTGCTGCATCTTGGTTAAATTAGctagaaatgaaatattttgcataccaTATGTACATCCAAATGTATATGAGACACTTTGATAACATATCTTATCATTATAGATTATTTTGGAAACCATTGAATTACTTttataaaatcagaaacatatatatatatgtgtttctgataaaatatatgatgatttaataaaactttaaattttattgatttatgattttttaaaataggcTTTGAGTAAAATAGTGCTTAAATTAATTGCTAttgtaaaatatagatattgtgCATTGTGTATTATCATATGATTATTTTGGGAAAATATAGTAATAATTGATACAAATACTTAAACTAATAGttgcaattaacaaaattgtacatttattgaaTCTTATAATGTATCTTATATTAGTTAAAAAATTACCTAGTTCAAAAGTTACCTGAGTTGGTATTAGattttgaaacagactataactaaaCTTCAAAGGGTTCCCTACATAAACACCTCCCTTTGTCTTtaccagagttggtgttcggggaattcgccattgaaatacaggtaaatctcaagtgactttacaggtgaaaataaagacagcttatatgaaacagtatataattgccttcctattgtttcctaaaacaacacctacctgttgttgataaatatgttggcgttaagagaacacccctttgtaagactgtgccaggtggtagagattagttccgctcgagtgatcacacaatgcaagtgagaatcgggagtatgtttatgtaagttttaattactaatctctgatgattgttgataaaatataactcaggataattgctaaacatttaaccgttttctccacgtttgttgtagattgaaacagcttttgaagtgccgttctacggaagaattatgaaaaagaaatcggcattttcatcgatctacaaatgaagtagtccaaaaaaatctcacttcgagttatacgaacattttatgtatgatttttgtcattcggaccaaaaatacttcgttaattacgtagtttactgaatacgttatatatattatcagaacgtcaagctcctgtagtataggcctacatgtgatgaaagtggctaaaatgttttaagtgacaacctctatacgtgctttaatatgtatatataatctgataatgtatacacgtgcttataaaattatcgataattatggatgtggtaaatattcataccttattaactgccgtaagttggaagattacgccagcttgaacatttagaaaatgttcatcgtctctcacgcgctatttgatcagtttacaaagtttatcctaaattttcttagagttgtctttcttccattgtggatttacacgtacatgtggcataacgcagccgtgataaacaaatctccatttcgtcctgagatttatttgctcccgaactaatatgattcaaattacaaaaatcattattgtaaaaattttgatgtttgaggtgaaacattgatttcatttttccgttgcgggataattgtcactagtagggacaaaacgcgtggggcgaagcgaagcattttcgggacgaaacgtcttcatgcattgttaacaacattttcgggacggaaagtctagatacattgtaaacaattcaagtgaaaattttcaaacctaagatcatttggatagtgtatatggtaaggatatgaaagcagtcatctacttctcctatttcaacattacagatacgcttatttcagtaactttcatattaaaaatttgctatttaaaattcccggtaaaatcaaagttgttgaatacactgccgttaggagcgctagtatctgcgagcaagttctaagccaatcatattgaggaaattgactgaaagagaattttgcaaccacgatcacaatggcgaggtgatcctcgccaaaaatcaaaacttcaaataaaaaatatgacacttgacacgaaaaccataaataaacatccttaaatggcttcaattatttgctggaaaatgtgttcatgaaatcctcagaatgcaggattttgcaccatttattcgagagcttcttggggcctaggcggcccccagacccctcgcctgatttgctttgtcccacgccccctctaacctcaaaacctaaATCCGCCCCTGGTATCGTATCGTTTCGTATTCGTAAAGTTTCGGTATCTTCCGtcatatgtatatcaatgtagATAGTATCTATTGGTCGGTTTTATTATATGACGTAATGTCcaaatgtaatgtttttattggTTATTCGGTTTTGGCGCCAAATCGCCCTTTCCAGTCATTGTATAGATCTATACAGTAGCGCATTCCTACGATTGACCACTAGACGGTCACACCTATTTTAGAGCGCCTCTACACATCAAGGACAATCATGTAATGTAAGTCgaatattttcttttgatatctaaatgagTTTATTGTACGTATATCTAGCTATATAATGCAATCTGTATTTCTATAATATAGAAGTTAATAattgtgtattttgtattaaaatagaCGATCGTTCTGATGtaatatatttcgttatttgaTTAAAGTAAATTATCTTTTGATAATATCGTACGCTACATCAAgggtatatatttatcaatagtattatatttataatttacagaTACACTGTACGCATCCGTAAGGAACCTAACTGAAATCGCACCGTGAATGCCACAGGCGACTTTGTGCCACACATaggtatatatctgtatttttactattttattAGCTACATTAGTAATATTGgctattatgttttaatgttaaaaagtaAGCGTCCGGCTATTTTTTGGACGCATCTCctttttgtatattatgtataagtCTTGGTTAGAATATACTAACCTTTGAATTCATGTATAACGCCATATTGTtaagttaaaatataaatgtaagcGGTACGCTGTAAAGTTTGATTTTAATTGTGATATTATCTGCAACGTTTTGTCAAAGTATTTATTGTGTGTATTTGTTCGTTTTGTAGAGTCTCTACGTTGTTTGTAACCAATAAAAGGAAAAGTCGAACTACCAATGAATGGCTTGCGTTAATTAATCAACGTTAAAACCATCTACTACACTACCTGCACGCTACCAAGGAATAAAGGTTGGAAACGCTCTTAGGAATACCGCAGCTCGTGCAGATAGGCCGGGTCCGGTTTTTGTCCAtgatagtatacatgtacataatgtatatatacacgtagTAGTCTATTATAGTCTATCACAACGTAATCTGGATTCCTTTGTGGAACATCATGGGTATACCTGGAAATAAGGCTATCTATACTGAAAATTAAATCGATTCATTTTATTCTTTACAATTATTAGTCAATTTCCAATCGAAGTAAAGCAAAACACTGGAATTAGCACCATCTCTCTTTTAAAAAacaatgacattgacctttatcaagttaatgataaataaactaaaaaaaataatacgttACAACcacaggggtctgagaattagttaaagattatataatcatggacccaccagacagaggggtctgagaattagttacagattatataatcatggacccaccagacacaggggtctgagaattagttgcagattatataatcatggacccaccagagtgccccaagaccattttagacgttttagaggtctagataaaaaaaacgataaaaatcatactctacagtGTACTATATACGAGTATAGTGCCCTGTAGAGTATgataaaacgtctaaaatggtcttatgGCACTATGGtaggtccatgattatataatctgtaactagcTATAgctacagtggaacttggttgatacgaactcggataattcgacaacccggcttaatacgaagtactttgccggtcccggctgaattccctctttatctttgtttaaggaactcggataattcgaattcggaaaaactcgaagaactcggataatacgaagtaaattttgggtccgaattaaaaaatcatacataaaatgttcttataactcgaaatgagatttttttggacAACGAGCTCGCCGAAAATGCTGATTTTTTCCTCAAAAATCTGCTGTAGaaaagcatttcaaaatatatatctcggttttattgttataattttgcaactacaaTCGGCGATTTTtacatctctcttgttcacatcattttacgacatggaactctggtctatatataccaagtaaagagatcgtcattagacatgagaactcgcttaattcgaacactcggataactcgaagttttatctctcggtcccttcgagttcgtattaaccgagttccactgtatatataagGCCTAAtgctcagatccctgtggttaCAACCATCGGATTACCACAAGAGAGCATAGAGGTCATCCATCACAGAATATCTCCGTTTGTCCttctttgaaatattcaatacactaaaaaattcaaaacttcGCGCACATTTTGCATACCAGTAACATATGGCTACCTTCTGCCTTGTTGTGTTTGGATTTGTTCCAAATCCGATAAACAGAGGCATAGACTTAGTAGACCATACTGAGGAAGACTTCTTCAGTGATTACTAGAAATTAAGTgccaaaaaaacaaacaaacaaactttacaTTCGcattttaacaagaggcccaatggcctTAACGGTGATCTGACTACCTTAGCAACAGTTGCACAGGAAACTAATTAGATAGGTTGTCATGAtggccatcttcgatttgggatcaacccaAAATGTAAGTGTAGTGTTTGtatcatttgataacaattcaTAAATGCTCCCTCGGTATACTTGAAATATAGTATGCTCCCTGAGCATGCGCAAGGAGAGTAATAAAAGCAAGTGGACACCAGCAATGGCTTTGTGACATGTGTTTAATCACGACTGATTAGATTCGAATCTGAAACCATCCCAAATGGGAATACAACAGTAAGGATCAACCcaagatgtaacaacactttgccgggaacatgtcaggatcatttaaggcaagtttcagcgaatCGCACTTGAAGATTTtgagaaattcaaaatgtgttttaaagatggcagctgtggcggccatcttggatatcagATCGACCCCAAAAATAACAGCACTTTGtaaggaccatgtcaggatcatttccaagtttcagccaaatcgcactggtagaactggaggagaagttcaaaatgtgaaaagtttacacacAGCGGACAGCCTACGGTGGatgaaacatgatgactataggccatcatgacccttcgggtcagatgacgtTTCAAAAGGTAGGGGGCCATTAAGAGACGGTTCTTTTAATGACTGAGTTGCTCGATATTTGTTATTAACATAAAATTCACAACTTATTCAACAAATCAGTGTATTAAACAAACAACCAAACCAGAAGatctaaaaaaaatgtttaatggaaaaaaataatgccaaaatatttttcttgcatCAGTAggcattttgaaatattacctTATAGTCAATTACACATCTACAAATAAATctacaaataaataaagtaaatgACTTGATATACTTATTTTACTCATATCTTTCAAAAATGGCACAGATACAGATACAATGAAATTTCCTCATGTTAATAAAAACTGCTGTAACCAGGAAAAACCAATTCTTATATACCATCTAAGAACAAAACATACCAATCTTGTATCAAGTCgtcattgttttcatttcaatcaCTGCTGGATATTATGTATTACTATtatcaaacataaaacaaacTTGTAAAATTATGTGTTATCAAGACAGCTGTCATAAATATCACCAAGTTATCATTTCGTCACACTTTAAACAAAAggattacttttattttgttaaaaatgacaTGAGATTAAGTTGGGAACATTTTAAGATATAAAGCATTGCATCACTACTTTTACAGATTTATCAAGGTTCTTGTTTGGGCGTTAACAGAGCTGCATGACAGTGTGAAGAAAGATAACTTTTATTTAGGGCAGATAAATCTACATCAATAAACTTCCTTAAACTCttgtaatttttcaaattttacatacagtatacagtaaCATGGTGAGTAGGGTTAGGTCCAGCACTAAGATCTCTCTACAGACAAAGAATAGCACCATTAATAGTTTCACCATCTTCAAGTATTCGTTACAATGTGACACGAGTGCCCTGCACTTCTGGAAgacaaatttcaaataattattacaaatactgtttgtattatacaataAACGTTGCTAACATAATTTACCTCTTtatcatacttttcagaa
The DNA window shown above is from Argopecten irradians isolate NY chromosome 8, Ai_NY, whole genome shotgun sequence and carries:
- the LOC138329602 gene encoding uncharacterized protein, which gives rise to MEHWRQLAFSLIGVLCLLVVVATVIVFVTYARFLKYRQAKTRRPSTSERGEMEGEYVVIHRRPSGYVPASLEEFNQISEGSPVSPLLESLSHGHRGPDRYSRLPRRNNYRPQRRLLNEYVDDVFESDNSDSSRTSGVRGHLQTIPETPDGDV